The genomic interval CAGGCCAAAGGCGAGCTCGACTCGCACAGCCCGAACAAGATCGCCAGCCGCCCGCTCCTCCGAGCGCAGCCGCGGAGTGATCCATCGCCAGTTCGCGAGTCCAGCGAGTAGCATCGGTGTCAGCACGAGCAGTTTGACGCCAAGCGTCCGTCCATACGTACTGTCGAAGAGCGCGCTGACGCTGCCGACGTGGAGCCATGCCGCAAATGCACCGGTCACGACGATCAGAGACACTGCGATCAGCGCCACATTCGAGAAGCGGATGATTGCGGTCGCCAGCATCTCGCCGCGCATCGGCTCCGCCGTCCGTCGAGAGGATGGCAGCACGACAAGGACCAGCACCGCAATGCCGCCCACCCACGTACCCGCTGCGGACGCGTGCAGTGTGTCAGCAACGACGGCGAGCGGCCGCAGCGTCTCACTCGATGCGGCGTGTCCCGACAAGGCAAACGACACCGCCAGCACGAGCGCGACGATGGCCCCGATAGACCACGCGCGGAGCTGAGCAGCGCCGCGCTGCAGCGTCCATGCGACGAGCGCGCCAACAGCTAACGCGACGGCTTCGACGAGCCA from Gemmatimonadaceae bacterium carries:
- a CDS encoding CopD family protein → MDVMPTPFGVESPGYVAVRLLQYVAFSLWAGSVSASLTWCRDAADGGMSAHSVSRASLIRLSRVALVLLASSLVLRLWAQAHAFDDTTLWPQAEMVLTMLRKTLWGHAWLVEAVALAVGALVAWTLQRGAAQLRAWSIGAIVALVLAVSFALSGHAASSETLRPLAVVADTLHASAAGTWVGGIAVLVLVVLPSSRRTAEPMRGEMLATAIIRFSNVALIAVSLIVVTGAFAAWLHVGSVSALFDSTYGRTLGVKLLVLTPMLLAGLANWRWITPRLRSEERAAGDLVRAVRVELAFGLLVLLMTAILVATPTPAEG